The window ATCCTATATTAAGACTAACCTATAGGAAAGAAGTGACATGGAGGAACAGGTTATACAACCCAGTGCATCAATTGGTGCTACCAAACATGGAGATATTTTGATAGGGGGAACTGAAGCTGAAGGCACAGTGATAGGAGGAACTGAGTATACCCCATTTCAGAACATCAATAATGATTCTGGTAGCTCACCAAGCTTGATTCCAAAATGACATAAGTATTAAGGATCACATCCCATTGAGAATGTTCTTGCTGATCTCATATCTGGGATTACCACAAGGTCTGGATTGAGAAATATGTGTGTCTTCAAGGCATTCTTGTTAGAGATTGAGCCAAAGAAGATAACTGAAGCATTGCTTGatgctgattggatcatagccatgcaGGAAGAGTTCAATCAGTTTGGGAAAAGAAAAGTATGGCACTTAGTTCCTCACCCTAAAGATAGATCAGTAATTGAGACTAAATGGGTGTATAGAAATAAAGTTAATGAGCATGGAACAGTTACAAGAAACAAGGAAAGATTGGTGGttcaaggatacaatcaagaagaaggaattgactttaATGAGACTTTTGCTCCTATAGCAAGATTTGAAGCTATAAGATTGCTTGTTGCTTTTGTTGTATACATAGAGTTTATCCTTTATCATATGGATGTGAAGAGTTCTTTCCTAAATGGCATTCTCAAGAAGGAGCTGTATGTTAAACATCCAAGATTTGAAAGCAAGGAGTTTCTAGATCATGTGTAAAAATTGGACAAAGCCttgtatggattgaaacaagatccaagagcttggtatgagagactgtCAAAATTTCTATTGGAACATGGAcatactagaggtaaaattgataatACCCTTTTTTGAAAACTAATGGGAAGGATTTATTAGTTGTGcaggtgtatgtggatgatattatttttagctcaacaaatatgagtatgactcatgagtttgccaaactcatgagttgtgaatttgagatgatcATGATGGGAGAACTGAATTACTTCTTGGATTTACAAATAAAGAATTCAGTTTCAGGGACAATGATTCACCAACAGAAGTATGTCAAAGAGCTTCTTAAGAGATTCTCCATGGAAGAGGCAAAAGAGATAAGTAATCCTATTGCAACTGCCACAAAGTTGGAGTTGGATGAAACAGGTTTAGATATAGAGAAAAAGATGTATAGAGGTATGATTGGGTCATTATTGTACCTCACAGTAAGCAGGCTTGACATTGTGTTTAGTGTAGGTCTATGTGCCAGGTTTCAAGCAAAACCCAAAGAATCACATCTAAAATACGTGAAGAGAATCTTCAGATACTTAAAGGGAACTAGTGATCTTGGCTTATTGTACCCCAAAGGTAGTAACTTTTATCTGATAGGTTACTCAGATGCTGATTATGCAGGATATCTGGTGGACAGGAAAAGCACTACAAGAGTGGCACACTTTCTTGGATCATATCTGATTACCTGGTCCACTAAGAAGTGAAATTCAGTTGCTTTGTctactgctgaagctgaatatgttgttgcAGGATCCTGTTGTGCACAATTTCTATAGATTAAGCAACAACTCATGGACTTTGGTATAGATGTTGGTTGTGttcctattttttatgataatacaAGTGCTATTAACATAGATAAAAATCCTATTCACATAAGagaactaaacatattgatattaggcatcactttcttagagataatgttaAAAAAGGTCATATATCCATTATGTTTTGTTCTATCGAGGAATAGATTGCTGACATTTTACTAAGGCCttgagtagagaacactttgaaaaaaataggttaacCTTGGGGATGATAAAAATTGTATAAGTCTCCCTCAATACTTGACTAGAATAAGTTTATTTTACaagtgattgttgattaattcagtctcaCACATTAAGTTATGTATCCTAAGTCCAAGATTTTAGAATATGGTTGATTAACATATGTATGTTGATTTTGCAGAAAGCATTGATTACAGAAGTAATTTTGTCTATTTTGTCATTC of the Capsicum annuum cultivar UCD-10X-F1 chromosome 11, UCD10Xv1.1, whole genome shotgun sequence genome contains:
- the LOC124888964 gene encoding uncharacterized mitochondrial protein AtMg00820-like, with product MEEQVIQPSASIGATKHGDILIGGTEAEGTVIGGTEYTPFQNINNDSGSHPIENVLADLISGITTRSGLRNMCVFKAFLLEIEPKKITEALLDADWIIAMQEEFNQFGKRKVWHLVPHPKDRSVIETKWVYRNKVNEHGTVTRNKERLVVQGYNQEEGIDFNETFAPIARFEAIRLLVAFVVYIEFILYHMDVKSSFLNGILKKELYVKHPRFESKEFLDHV